Below is a genomic region from Citrobacter telavivensis.
GCCCGCGGATTTGGCTTCGCATACTTTGCTGCATGATGCCTCACGTCGTGACTGGCAAACCTATACGCGACAGTTGGGGCTGAATCACATCAACGTCCAGCAAGGGCCTATCTTTAGCCATAGCGCGATGGTGCTGCAGGCCGCTATCCACGGACAGGGTGTGGCGCTGGCGAATAACGTGATGGCGCACTCAGAAATTGAGGCGGGACGACTCGTCTGCCCGTTTAATGATGTGCTGGTCAGTAAAAATGCATTTTATCTGGTTTGTCATGACAGTCAGGCAGAACTGGGTAAAATAGCCGCGTTCCGTCAGTGGATACTGGCGAAAGCGGCCACGGAACAAGAGAAATTCCGCTTTCGTTACGAACAATAACTTACTTAGGGTATTACCATGACCAGCCGTTTTATGCTGATTTTTGCCGCGATCAGTGGCTTTATTTATGTCGCTCTGGGGGCTTTCGGTGCGCATGTCCTGAGCAAAACCCTCGGTGTGGTTGAAATGGGCTGGATCCAGACCGGCCTGCAATATCAGGCGTTTCATACGCTGGCTATCTTCGGGCTGGCGGTGGCGATGCAACGCCGGATCAGCATCTGGTTTTACTGGAGTAGTGTTTTTCTTGCCCTGGGCACGGTGCTGTTTAGCGGTAGCCTGTATTGCCTGGCGCTGTCTCATCTGCGCCTGTGGGCGTTTGTTACCCCTGTCGGCGGCGTCAGCTTCCTGGCAGGTTGGGTGCTGATGTTAATTGGCGCCATCCGTTTGAAGCGTAAGGGCGTAGTTCATGAATAAGGTTGTGTTGTTGTGTCGCCTGGGCTTTGAAAAAGAGTGTGCCGCCGAAATTACCGACAAAGCAGGGCGTCGGGAGCTTTTCGGTTTTGCTCGCGTCAAAGAGAACGCGGGCTAT
It encodes:
- a CDS encoding DUF423 domain-containing protein, coding for MTSRFMLIFAAISGFIYVALGAFGAHVLSKTLGVVEMGWIQTGLQYQAFHTLAIFGLAVAMQRRISIWFYWSSVFLALGTVLFSGSLYCLALSHLRLWAFVTPVGGVSFLAGWVLMLIGAIRLKRKGVVHE